The Centropristis striata isolate RG_2023a ecotype Rhode Island chromosome 1, C.striata_1.0, whole genome shotgun sequence nucleotide sequence TATGACTATAGGGCATGTGTAATGGTACCcaatttttcttgttaattttaatgcctggtacaactaaaggtacatttgtttggacaaatataatgataacaacaaaaatacctcaaaatagtTTAATTAAGAGCTGAttgacattttccatagttttcttgataaaacccaaatcattattaaaaaaacatgaaaaatggctagatatctttcttaaaataaactcttatgagctattttgttgttatcattatatttgtcctaacaaatgtacctttagttgtaccaggcgttaaaattaacaagacattaaagaaaacaagggtggtctaataattttttccatgactgcaggTCTCAAGGTCTTAGTTCATCGCTCAAAATTGCACCTTTACacagagaagacagagaagtatttatactttatactacAAAATGCCCCATTGTGTCATTACTTATAGTCTGTGGTGACTTCATGTTATTTTACCATTATGAACTGTCTACTTTAAGATTGCTGTATCTCGttcttatttttgctgttaGTTACCCTTCTTCTTACCGTTCATACCTCTTAATTTTGGATTGAGTGTAGTTTTGTTGTTGCCTTATCCAAATAATgagttatttcaccttttttatttataattctaataataattttagtGGTTGAAAGTAACTGTAAATTTTCTCATGTTCTGTCTTTAAGTACAGttatgaggtacttgtactttgagTATTAAAATtgtatgctactttatactttgcTGCACTACATCTCTTTACTTCCCTACATTTATCTGgcagttttagttattttacaaattaaattTCTTAATACAAAATGTAGTCTACcaagtatttatatatacattttgtacactttaatgcatcaataattataatccataaatgtaatttatatttttctgaaatagggcattctgcataatgaccacttttaaaaaataaataacattttaaatttagtgGTAGTAACTGATAATTTATATACTGTtgaattattacttttactgtagtttcGGATCGgagtactttttccaccacagaATGATTTTATAATAATCTTATTTTtgcaatttgtcttttttgttaccTGAATTTGCTGGGGTGCACATAAATGTGATATTTCTCCCTTGACCCCCATTCTTGAAAGTTTAGTTCgttaattctctgctttttgtAAACCCAATTCAAAGGCCAACTGTTACATTTTGTTTGCATACATCATGTTATTTGCATGGTAAAACATGCCCATCAGCCCACTccttgtgaaaaaaatgtcttcatgttATGTATCAAAGCATAATTTTAACTGTTGTGCTGAAACCGTAGTGGTGGAAAAGTTAATCTTCTGGGTTTAAAAAGATAATTACACAATACTGTTAAACAAAGCattaagtattttaatgttggcattattttatttacccaTATTAGTTCCATTGTGAACcacatttaactttaaaaggctacattttatttatcatttctttaaaaaaaattttttttaaatcagaaccCGAATGCAATTTAAACTTTTGTGATAAATACTGCTTACCCTGTTATTGTTACTGAACTTGTTCTTAACTTCATGCCACAGAATAATATGCAGTGTTCAAGAAACTACACAAAGGTGTTATATTTAGTAAATGTTTCTCATTGAAAGAATATTCTCATCATGAGAGATTGTGACCTTGAGTTACTCTTCATCTTTTAATTTGCATAAAGAAAGCAATACAACGATTatttaatcaatcaattttAATGCACAACTCTTTACTACAACAACGAAGCTTGTATGATTTAGAAATGAGATTGAAGCAATTACTTTACTTAAAacatcctctgtgtgtgtgtgtgtttgtgtgcgcgtgcgtgtgtctTTCTATGCAGGtatcactgtatgtgtgtgttaaagatAATCCACTCTTCCCCCCAGACTTATTTGGTGATGGTGTTTGCATTCATACTTTTCCCACTCCCACTAAGCACAATATATGGTGTTTTCTGAGACTTCTGCTTCTCTTGAAGCAAAGCAACAGTCCCAAGAGGAGTATCACTGCTGCTCATCTTCTTCAGCAGTGCCTCTTCCTCCAGCTTtttcattctcctctctgtcttcatCTTTCCAGACCCTTTCCCGTGGAATCGATGTGAAAGCTGCCTAAAAGCTTCTTTTGGAGTAAGTCTGCGCCCAGATTCATCCACATACTCAATCTTGACGTCAGGCTTGTAGCCATCTTTATCCTTGAAATCCTGAGTGAAGCCTCTGTATTCTTCTCTGCGACTGTATTTGTCATCAAAGCCCATCTTGTCCTCGATGCAGTAGTTGTCATTGGGCAGGGCGCCTTTTGTTGCTCTGACACGGGCTACCTTCTGCATCTCAGTGTCCAATAGACCTTTGTTTTTGCACAGCAGCAGGGCAGCAGCAAGACCAGAGTTGACAATGGGCTCTTCATCCAAAATGGTGGCAGAGGCTGTGGAGAAATCAGGCTGTTTCTGCTCTTCATCCAAGTTAACTGTGCTCCATCCAACATTCTCATCCATTTCTGAGTCTGAGTCTCCAGCATCatctttctcttcttcctcttcaaaGTCCATAATGTCTTCTTGGTCCTCTCTGTTGCCTGACAGCCCATATGTTGGAATATCACCCAGAGTTCTGCAAAACTCAGAGGTGGCATTGAAGACAATGTTGTTCTTCCTCTCAGGATCATCGTCATTGTCACCTTTATCAAGCTTTTTAATCTGCTGGGCCACCTTCTCCCCAGAGTCTTTGAGAAGCTGCTTTTGCTTCAGCTTCCTCTGCTTCTCCAGTTGTTTCTGCAGCTCCTGCTCTGCCTCATCCTCCTCAATTACAGCTGGCTCAGGAAGTGCATAGTCTTCATCATCGCTTATCTCCATTTCTGCCGTCCTAATGTCATCAGACATTTGGGGGACGACATTTGGCACTTtgatctcctcctcctttaccgcctcctcctcctcctcctctttatcGTTCTGTTTGCGGCCTCGACCGCGTGTCCTGGAGCCAAAATCTGTGCTGCGAGTGTCATCAATGAGAAGCTCAGCTGCAGTCGtctgcttctccttcttcctGATCTTCCTTACACGGCGTTTTGTCTTGTTAAAACCCACCATTTCCTGGGGTGTGTAATACTCTGAGGCGATACTGAGAGAAGGCATTTCCAAGGTTTGGGCCTGATTTCGCAGAGCCTCTCTCATGGCCTGAAGCTCTCGCTCCCGCTCCCCGTCAGCAAAGCCCCCTGTATTCAAGCGgaaactctttttcttttcacccTCAATTTCCTCATCATACTTTGACAGTACAGAGTGGTTCTTGAATGTAACCATGTCATCAAcactctcttcttcttcatagGGCTTGTAAtctggctttttcttttttaactccaCATTCTTTTCTGCCTTTTCCTTGTCCACCAGCCCCACATTTACAAGcacatcttcctcctcttcgAGCACACCTTTGTCTTGTAGGGTCAGGATGACAGTCTGGCCCTCATTGAAGGAATCTACCTTGTGCTGCACTTTGAGTCCCTTCAGATCTCGAGCCGTGTATGCCTCCTTTTTGGTTTGTGCAAACTCCTCCTCTACCAGACTGCTGACACCAAACTCCTCATCCATCTCTTCAAGGAGCTTGGCTCTTTTCTCtgccatttctttttctttcgcCATCGTTCTGCTTCTCTCAACCCAAGCAGCTGTGTCATCCAGCCAGTCGTCCTCTGCTAAGGTCTTGACTTTTCCCAGTTTCAGGTTCTGGATGCGCTTTTCCTTCAAAGCAGCAAGCTTCTCTCTAATATCTTTCTGCTTCTTAATGAGAGCAGGGTTGATGGTCTCTGCCACCATTGGTTCCTCTTTGGTGCCGAGCTCCTTCTTGTTCTCATTTAGCTCCAGTGGCTTTAAACCCAGCTTGGCTCTCAGCTTGTTTGTCTCCTCAATGCTGAGAGAAGCGTCTCCACTTGCAGACTGAGGCTCCGCTTCTGCATTGCTTTCTTCATATCCAAGATCAACTTTCTCCTTCTTTACTCGTGGCTCCCCGCTGCTTCTTTCACCTTTGCTGCGTCCATCCCGTCCGCTTCTTTCACGGGACCTAGAGCgctttcttttctctttatcCCGAGTCGCATCTCGGTCCGCATCTCTCTCTCGGTCCTTATGGCGATGTTTCTTATGCTCGCGACGGCGCTCTTCAGTGTCCTTGTCGCGGCTCTTTTCCTTGCGTTTCTTGGACGATCCCATTATGTCCTTTGCAGCTTACAACAGTTGTAACTCAAAAAAACGCCACAGGTGTTAAAATATAATTCTTTACACCGTGTGTTGGATGATGAGAGGAAAAATGTTGTTAGCTTTCCTTCGCTAACTAGCTCCCGTTAGCTTTGAAAGCTAAGTGGCTAACTGAAATGACGACACAACTCACTCAGTGCGGAggcaaaaatgaaataatccGACAGTGATAGACGATGAGTGAgtatgtgtaaataaaaaatacttagCTAATGTTTTCACAACAGCAGTTTAACAACGTAGCTCCACGTCGAGGTACACAAACGAACTCCGCACGACAATATCACCGTTTCCGGTACagttacttcttcttcttcttctttggtgtttAATGGCAATGGGCATCCTTAATGTTGCATttaccgccatctgctggatTTTATTTCCTTCTCATTTCCCTTTTATTATAATCTTTTAATTAATCCAGTTGAGATAAGGAATCTCATGATgtttctccttccttccttagtTTTCCCACATTCTATTAAATTCTTGAAACTATTTCCCTCCATTCCTTCCCTCTGCAGTCCGATCCTcatctcttccctctctctttcataTCCAGCACATGCTATCAACACATGTTCCACTGTCTCCATCTCCCCACAGTTACACTGCCCCGTTCTTCCAATATTGGTTCCATTGATTGTTTATTTCCTTCCGTACTAAACTTTTCCCCTctgtttttgataattttactttcatttccaCCTCCTCTTTCTTTACTGCCTCCTTAGCGACTTTATCTGCTTTTTCATTTCCTTGAATTCCTAAATGAGCTGGAACCCACATGAATGTTATTTCCCTCCCCTGCTGTATTAGTCTGGATGTTTTTAGCAATCCTTCATATAATATTTCCTGATGTGACTCTGCTTTTCCTGCACAGTTAAAGTTCCACTTCCGGTAGTAAAAACTGTatactgccacctgctggaggGGATGTTTATATCAGGCCACAGTCACATCCATGAACTGCTGCGTTTTGGGACCGACGagtcgttattattattatttatcaaatGGCTTTTACCAGAGTCTGATACCGTTTGTAAAACcttcactgcaatatatgatTTGCTACGCAACGACACTTTCTTCACTTTCACTCTGAATGGTAATACCAACGCTTCCTATGTTAAACTGTAAGCTAAGTTAGcaagcgcagttttaaaataacaACTAAAAGTCAGTATTAGCTCATGCTAATTTTGGTCAGTCATGACAGTTTTGCAAACCCTAGATTAGAGCGATAAATCCTGTAATGATCAGTTTGGAGTTTGTCTTCGCTGACGTTAACAAGCGAACTGCTTGTGCTTGTTTGCTTCAACTTTTACCGAGACATTTAAAGTCAGCTCGGTGGCGAGCAGCTGTtcgcaagctagctagctagcattagcattgGTCACTTTCGCTGCTTGTTAGCATGTGATTCTTTAATCGGCACATATAACGCAGAGTGTGCTGGTGTTTTTCGGTAGAGAGTCTAAATAAGGAGATCCGGCGGGTTGGCTCGTGCTGGTCGGGGTTATTGCGTGTTGCCATGGCGATTGTAGGACATAACTAGGTCACTAACGTTAAGCTGGTGAAGTTTCTCCAACAATCTAGGTGCGTAACCTCTTATTTCTAACGTTTATTTAAGCAAATGTTAACTACACGTGCAAGACAGGTTATCACTGCACTTTCTGCCCGtgtggctaacattagctggtGTCCCTGCGGGAAGCAGCGACAGAGAGCTGGCGCTAACTCGCTGCGTGGTGGAGGGAAGGTCTCATTGTTTTTTCACGGGAATCCGAGCgggccacaacaacacaaacccCACCAACGGCTGCTAACGGTAAACCCACCAACGGCTGCTAACGGTAACGGACAGGTCACTGAAACAGCCTggaggcagtggcggttctagaccagttttactgtgggggccaaggaggggccagtgtttaatcagaggggcacattaaaaaacgccaaagattatatttaagcattcaaaacctttattttaggttatttaaaaatctaatttaagtatatttggaagatacaaaaacattgattgaagcaatgagacttaccaacaataacaactatttttgtacgacaatgacatttctcatttttgtgcacaattacttttttttattttgaaagtgcagtacagtgagaattatcttttttttatatatatatatatacacacaatcttttattgcacaattaaactattatacaatgtgcacattctgggttccttttgtgtacaatgagatattgtttgaacaaaaaataggtaagaattgttccgtcattcatcgttataaattgatcattttattattaattttacacaggggccacagcaggggccaagggcttcttcacaggggcagtggcccctgtaggcccctgtgtagaaccgccactgcctggAGGTTTACCGTCAACGCACGGATGTTTTCCAGCTTTATTGTGATTTGAGAGCTGCCTTTAGTTaaagttaaccctataaagccaagtgtatcatattagatacagttatttttgagacctctacatcatcaaaaacctgatgtatacatgtgttgaagataaacaaactgagcaacaaattgcacaaaaataccagatgtagcaaaaatgatatgcaggttccacgaatggatcagtcattgctgcattaaaaaacttcatatcagcagatgtatgatgtagtgttatatggaaaaaatatgtattttgcatgtttgaggaaaaaggaaaagtcaaagtcttaataggttaaatatgttagggtttatatgtttttgttagttcgagaaaaacaaactgtgagcaacaaattgcacaaaaagacctgatgtatcaaatatgatacaaattagattaataattcatatatgcaatttatttatttcttaaaattcgtcagcaggttaataagcactcagtttttacaaaaattgaattttctggcaattatttcatggttcaggctttatagggttaacgaCATGACATGACGCATGTGATGCAGTATATTAAGAGTTGCTGGTAACCTTTCTAAAAAGCATGTCACTTAACGTCAATAATAGCAGAATACCAGTTTGTAACGTTAGCGTGTGGTGAGTAATGCCTCGTTACTAGCTTACTAATGTAACTGACCACAAGAAGTTTGGTGTCGTTTGTACAGTTTTTACTTACTGTTACTGATGTGAACCACAACTAACTAATTGGACTGAGGTTAACCATTACGTTAGTAGGGGTTTACTATAGTCTGCTGACCTTTATTGTTTGTTCTTTTAATGTAGGTTAAGCTTATTATGCTTGTTGTTTTGTGGTCCTGTGTGGTGATCAGTAACTCCTTTGTTTTGAAATCCAGCAAGCTGTTTTGTTGATTTACAAATGTACTTTtcctttcatgtttttaatgtagacctgtataattttgttttttaatccttGTGATGACCAATAATCCCATTTGTTTTGAAATCCAGCAAGCTGGTCCCTTGACTTTGAAATGCCACTTTtctataatgtttttaatgtagaCTTGTACATTTGGGTTTCAATCTGTGTGGTGACCAGTATCCCTTTTGTTGTGAATTCCAGCAAGCTGTAAGTGGCTGACATGGCAACTGGAGGCACTCCTTTCGATGACAGTGCAGAAGAGCTGCACAACTGGACTGTAACCAATGGCAGTCTGGAAGATAGACTCAACAACCTGGTAAGGGCTTGTCAGAACCTTATTGAAAACAATCGACTGGTTGTTTAATTTCCACATCATGTCATTCGAGAAGCTCCTCAACACGTTCTGCTTTAATATCCAGCCAGTTTCCAACTACACGTTTGTAATTGAAACTGTTAAATCCATGTTTCTCTGTATATCTTAATGATGTCTGATATGTGTGTTTTGCAGAATTTGCAtcagcccttttttttttaagtaaatgtgcaATAATTAGTGCAAATGTTTTTACTGTTCTTCAGGACTGGGGTGTTCAGCAGAAGAAAGCCAACCGGTcttcagagaaaaacaagaagaagcTGTCAGCTGCTGTGGTGGAGAGCCGCCTGACTAATGATATTTCACCAGAGTCAACCCCTGGGGCTGGTCGCAGGAGAGCACGCACTCCTCATTCCTTTCCCCACATCAAATATACCACACAGATGTCTGTCCCGGACCAGGCTGAGCTGGACAAGCTGCGTCAGAGAATCAATTTCACAGACCTGGATGAggtgaaaatatgttgtttttacttCATATTACAAGAATCAAGGATGTATTTTTGGGCATTAGGTGGCATGAGTGACTCACTGGAAGGTATATGAATGTATGGGCAGTAGCTCAGTCTGTCGGCAGAAATACATGCATCTCAGTTTGGTGTGTCAAATTATTCACAGCAGAGGTTTAAAACAGAAATTGTTTTGGATATTGCCCCCATTTGCTGCCGTATGTTTCTCTGTAAAGCTGTTGATTAGAtggaaaaacacaatacacaatTTAAAATCTGGCATTTGTATGTGTGGCAATCTCAAGTACTGCAATTACGAGATTCATGGGATCACATTGCATGTAATATTTGTCTTACTACATGGATTTGGATTGTAGGCAGCTAATTGTGTCAGGTCTCACTTTTTACGAGTGCCTTTCGTGGAATCTCAGGGACATGGCATACAAATCTTAacgtttaaaactaaaaataaaaaagttgcattCCTTGTTCGTGATAAAATGCCAATGCATTGCCGTGGTAACAATGTACCACGGCACAGCAGACAGTAGAGGAAGTGATAGCAGAATATTTTTCATAGCTTGACGTAGGCTGATGTTTGGCTGACCTTGTTCTGCTGTGGAGTTGGAGGTGgcagtacaaaaaaaacacaagaggaGAAAGGGAGAACTGCCAAACAAACAAGtgaaaacatgtaaatgttAGTTAGGCTCTTCCATGGTGGACAAAGCTGAAGTTAGGGAGAGGATTTTGTATCAATACTTACATGCTGTGACCATAACTATCTGTAACAGCATATTTTGCTGTATACAGTGCATTttgaacaaaataaatgatgtaaaaacagttttttttaacaatggaaAAACACCAGCAGTATCTGaggttttaaaagaaaattccCAGGAGTTTGAGTTGTGACTTTCTTCTGACTTGTGTCCTATTTTCTTCCTCAGAGGAGCATCGGCAGTGACTCCCAGGGGCGTGCCACAGCCGCCAACAACCAGCGTCAGTTCGCTGGAGAGAACAAGaagccctacaactttctaccTCTGCATGTAAACACTAACAAAAGCAAGGAtctgctccctccctcctcctctgccccaGCCACACCAGCTATCACCAAGGAAACTAAGAAGCAGAGCCCGGGACTCAGGGATACATTAACCCCTTTGATTCCCAGCAAAGATACTCCAAGGCCCAGCCGCAGTGGCGCAGAGAGAGGGCCCTTCTCGCACAGAGAATACGGGAGAGGAGAGCCGAGAATAGACAGCAGccaggtaacattttgttttgttgttgccaAGGTTTTAGTCAGCTCTTACTCCAGTCTGCCACTTGATGTCTTGAAGTCTGAGGATTAAGTGGAACAATGAGGTGTTGGtctcaaaaatacacaaatctttccACAATTTGGTGCCATATACCAGATTGTTCACTGAATATGTGGAAGCTTTGATTTGGAAATGTCAGAGGATCAGATCAACAGACAGACTGGCATTACATTGccgtgatatttttttattttactatttaaaatGGGTAAAGTCTTTCTCATCTGAATAAAGTTGCAGGCAATATTCTAAAGCTCTCTTCACCTTTTAGTGCTGCACCAATGTTCACTCAGGTTTTTGAGAAACTAAACCAAGTGCATTGTAAGATGTTTTTTCCAGGGGTCCTGGAGATTTATACCATGTTAGTATTTTAGTTAAAGCAGCTGTAATTGATGTTTTTGCTATGACCGTGTATCAAATGACAATCTACAACCACTGTGACAATGTGAAAGAGGTTTCTCATAGTGATGAACCAACAGAGATTTTATCACCTGAATCTGCATCTCCTCTCAGCTTTATAGAGCTTTAGTgagtttcagctcattgttttgctGTCTTGTTCATAACTTcactgtttttgtaaatactCACTGCTTTCATGGTGTTGTTTTGGTCCGCAGCAGGCAGCTGGGAATTAACTGTAAAACCCCACTGTACACTACCTGCTTGGCACAAAACAGCAGACACAGTTAgtgactagctggtgaacagagtgaagcatttagcagctaatgaGCCAGATAATTCCCCGAGGAGTTGggagagaccaaaaacagagcaaaaaagCATGTGATTATTGGATTTACATTGACCAGGTGGAAAAAATACCACTCCACACGAATGATAATGTTGCTCCATGACTTTTGGTTATGTGAATAAGTAACTGTTGTGCTAACATGTTCACCATATCAGCTTAAAAGGTGATGACATTTCagtgttattttgacaactaTTGCTGCCCTCAAGTAGCTacaaaaagaaattaattttCCATATGTACACATGGCAGCGTCTTTGTATCACTGCACTCTAGGCTACTCTGAAAGCAGAACTAGGATGAAAGTGAGGGAGAGCTGG carries:
- the sart1 gene encoding U4/U6.U5 tri-snRNP-associated protein 1 is translated as MGSSKKRKEKSRDKDTEERRREHKKHRHKDRERDADRDATRDKEKRKRSRSRERSGRDGRSKGERSSGEPRVKKEKVDLGYEESNAEAEPQSASGDASLSIEETNKLRAKLGLKPLELNENKKELGTKEEPMVAETINPALIKKQKDIREKLAALKEKRIQNLKLGKVKTLAEDDWLDDTAAWVERSRTMAKEKEMAEKRAKLLEEMDEEFGVSSLVEEEFAQTKKEAYTARDLKGLKVQHKVDSFNEGQTVILTLQDKGVLEEEEDVLVNVGLVDKEKAEKNVELKKKKPDYKPYEEEESVDDMVTFKNHSVLSKYDEEIEGEKKKSFRLNTGGFADGERERELQAMREALRNQAQTLEMPSLSIASEYYTPQEMVGFNKTKRRVRKIRKKEKQTTAAELLIDDTRSTDFGSRTRGRGRKQNDKEEEEEEAVKEEEIKVPNVVPQMSDDIRTAEMEISDDEDYALPEPAVIEEDEAEQELQKQLEKQRKLKQKQLLKDSGEKVAQQIKKLDKGDNDDDPERKNNIVFNATSEFCRTLGDIPTYGLSGNREDQEDIMDFEEEEEKDDAGDSDSEMDENVGWSTVNLDEEQKQPDFSTASATILDEEPIVNSGLAAALLLCKNKGLLDTEMQKVARVRATKGALPNDNYCIEDKMGFDDKYSRREEYRGFTQDFKDKDGYKPDVKIEYVDESGRRLTPKEAFRQLSHRFHGKGSGKMKTERRMKKLEEEALLKKMSSSDTPLGTVALLQEKQKSQKTPYIVLSGSGKSMNANTITK